The following is a genomic window from Deltaproteobacteria bacterium.
TTCCCCACGCGGCTGCTCGAGATGGGCGCCGAGATGCGACGGCCGAAGTCGACGAGCGCCTCGAGCAGCAGCATGCGGATCAGCTGTCGCACGGGCTCGCGATCGAGCATGCGCAGCACGAGCTGTCGGTGCGGCTGGTGCGGCCGTCGCGCGAGCCGGAGCGCGGCCGCAGGAAACGCAGGCGCCACCAGCTCCTTGAGCGGACGCTTCTCCTTCTCGAACCGTGCCGCGAGCAATTCGACGCGCGTGAGCAGGTGTTTCTGCGCGGACTCGCTCTCGGCGACGGCCGCGAGCGACTCGTGGATGGCGCGCGCCGCCTCCTTGGCATCGACGAGCTCGCCCACGGGACGCGAGAGCAGATCCTCCGTCCAGCGCTGGGCGAGCAGCGCGGCGCCCTCGGCCGTGTGCAGCTTGGCCGCGAGCGGATGTTTCGGCGAAGGCTTGGACTTGCTCATGGCGCGCACGATATCCCGTAAGCTCTCGCTCGCTCATGGGCTTCCTTCAAATCCTGCGCGCGTTTCCGTCGCCGCCCGAACGCTTCACCCGCACGCTGCGCGTGTACCTGCCCGACGCGTACTTCCGCGACGAGGTGCGCCGCTTCGGTGTGCTCTACATGCAGGACGGCCAGAACGTCTTTGCGCACCCCGAGTCCGCGCGCATGGAGACCTGGGGCGCGAACGAGGCCATCGAGCGGCTCGCGGGCGCGCGCGCGATCGAGCCGTGGATCATCGTGGGCGTCGATCACTCGGAGGGGCGCTTCGAGGACTACTCGCCGTGGGTCGAGCCCAAGGTGCGCGCCGGCGGCCGCGCCGACGTGTACGCGGAGTTCCTCATCGAGCACCTGAAGCCCTTCATCGACGCGACCTACCGCACGCGGCCCGAGCGCGAGTGGACGGCGGTCGCCGGTTCGAGCCTCGGTGGATTGATCACCCTCTGGCTCGGGCTGAAGCACCCGGATGTCTACGGCCGCGTGGGCGCGTTCTCTCCGACCGTGATGTGGGCCGGCCGCCGGATGTTCCGCGCGTGGAAGGAGCACGGGCCGCAGCCGCAATTGATATATCTCGATGCGGGCGCCACCGAGCGCTTCGACGTGGACGCGGTGCACCTCGACTACGGCGGCCAGGTGCGCGCCTTCGCCGAGCAGCTCGAGGGCCTCGGCTACGACCACGACGAGCTGCGCGTGGTGCTCGAGCCTGGTGGCCAGCACAGCGAGGTCGACTGGCGGCGCCGACTGCCGGGCGCGCTCGCGTGGCTCTTGCGCTGACTACGCGCGCTCTTGCGTGAGGTGGATGAGCTTGAGCAGCTCATCGCGGTCGGCGTGGCGCATCAAGTACACCTGATCGCCCATCGCGACCGAGATGGGCGATGGCAGCTCGCGGTAGACCATCAGCGCGGGCCCGAGCTTCTCGACGACCTGGTCGTGCGTGAGCTTGTACTGGTGCGAGCGGCGCCGCGCGGCATGCGCGCTGTGGTACGGCCGGTCGAACTTGAAGCTCGACAGATCCTCGCCGGTGAGCATGCGCGCCCAGAGCGCGTACAAGTCCACGTCGCAGGCGTAGTTCATCAGGTCGAGCGTGAAGCCGCCGGGCGGGCGCAGGTTGATCTCCAGCGCCACGTGGCTGCCGTCGGCGAGCTCGAAGAACTCGCAGTGGAAGAAGCGCTCGCGAACTCCGAACGCGGCCACGGTGCGCCGGCCCACGTCCTCGAGCGCGGGGGGAATGACGCGCCGCGAGTAGTAGGAGACGTCGAGCTGCTGGTTCACCACCTCCATCACGCCGCTCGAGTACACGTGCGCCGTGGAGAAGATGATGCGGCCTTCGCGATCGACGAGGCCGTCGTAGCTCACCACCTGGCCGGTGACGAAGCGCTGGGCCACGTAGCCGTCGAGCTTGCGGGCGCACGCCGCCTCGAGCTCCTGCTCGGTGGACACCTTGAACGTCTCGCCGGCGCCGACGCCGACCTCGGGCTTGAGCACCAGCGGCAGGCCCACGCGCTTGGCGAACTTGCGCAGCGTCGCCGCGTCGGGGGTGGTAGCGAGCTCCGGGTAGGGGATGTTCGCGCGCTTGTAGACCTCGCCCATGCCGGCCTTGCTGCGGTGGCGATCGGCCTCGGCGGGGCGCTGGCCGAA
Proteins encoded in this region:
- a CDS encoding alpha/beta hydrolase, whose amino-acid sequence is MGFLQILRAFPSPPERFTRTLRVYLPDAYFRDEVRRFGVLYMQDGQNVFAHPESARMETWGANEAIERLAGARAIEPWIIVGVDHSEGRFEDYSPWVEPKVRAGGRADVYAEFLIEHLKPFIDATYRTRPEREWTAVAGSSLGGLITLWLGLKHPDVYGRVGAFSPTVMWAGRRMFRAWKEHGPQPQLIYLDAGATERFDVDAVHLDYGGQVRAFAEQLEGLGYDHDELRVVLEPGGQHSEVDWRRRLPGALAWLLR
- a CDS encoding ATP-grasp domain-containing protein; translation: MNVVFISPNFPHQFYLFCTALKARGANVFGIGDSPPHDLRPELRDALREYVYLPHMGYDDVRNTCQHFTNTYGKIDRVDSHNEHWLGLEAKLRDDFDIFGQRPAEADRHRSKAGMGEVYKRANIPYPELATTPDAATLRKFAKRVGLPLVLKPEVGVGAGETFKVSTEQELEAACARKLDGYVAQRFVTGQVVSYDGLVDREGRIIFSTAHVYSSGVMEVVNQQLDVSYYSRRVIPPALEDVGRRTVAAFGVRERFFHCEFFELADGSHVALEINLRPPGGFTLDLMNYACDVDLYALWARMLTGEDLSSFKFDRPYHSAHAARRRSHQYKLTHDQVVEKLGPALMVYRELPSPISVAMGDQVYLMRHADRDELLKLIHLTQERA